In the genome of Saccopteryx leptura isolate mSacLep1 chromosome 10, mSacLep1_pri_phased_curated, whole genome shotgun sequence, one region contains:
- the C10H3orf62 gene encoding uncharacterized protein C3orf62 homolog isoform X2, protein MRVSPLRGPGLGQGCGPRGRGGGHEAGPGAGPGIWSSYQISTGRKGVGVLCSVLNEAQGNCGKCPIWDGLHKFTETLLIVIALRFQCIMYIIKTWSLLGDMSEKLRRCRKELTAAIDRAFEGVSRSQQGVGRPRLELDAAPPGTPLPERGPLCRRLPLAARYVPPLTSAPCAPENEGSASAPSHTPGNTKPHALCPQRKPLTSKENILVHSSILAPERQFWRAAGDGESWREDGLRKDIDKDLKVDSNMPLSSSSQEVTKDLLDIIDNTSIRTIEELAGKLEFENELNRVCDPCADAPFAEEAWALLMDGSPRKVSEADPASLRQAFDDHNVVETILDLEEDYNLMASFKYQIE, encoded by the exons ATGCGGGTCTCCCCTTTGCGGGGCCCGGGGCTGGGACAGGGTTGCGGGCCTAGGGGCCGGGGCGGAGGCCACgaggcggggccgggggcggggccgggcatCTGGAGCTCCTACCAGATCTCCACGGGAAGGAAAGGTGTGGGGGTCCTCTGCTCCGTCCTGAATGAAGCTCAAGGAAATTGTGGCAAATGCCCCATTTGGGATGGTTTACACAAATTCACGGAAACGTTGCTCATCGTCATTGCTCTCCGTTTCCAATGTATTATGTACATAATAAAGACGTGGTCGCTTTTAGGGGACATGTCAGAAAAGCTGAGAAGATGTCGGAAGGAGCTGACCGCAGCCATTGACCGGGCCTTTGAGGGAGTCAGCCGTTCCCAGCAGGGCGTGGGCCGGCCGAGGCTGGAGCTGGACGCTGCGCCGCCCGGCACTCCGCTCCCCGAGCGCGGACCGCTCTGCCGGAGGCTCCCGCTGGCCGCCCGCTACGTGCCTCCTCTCACTTCCGCCCCATGCGCTCCTGAGAATGAGGGCTCTGCCTCCGCACCAAGCCATACTCCCGGGAACACAAAGCCACATGCCCTGTGTCCCCAGAGAAAACCTCTGACCAGCAAGGAAAACATACTGGTGCATTCCTCCATTTTGGCACCCGAGAGACAGTTTTGGAGAGCGGCAGGAGACGGGGAGAGCTGGAGAGAAGATGGGCTAAG GAAAGATATCGATAAAGATTTGAAGGTTGACTCAAATATGCCACTCAGCAGCTCTAGCCAAGAGGTCACAAAGGATCTGCTTGATATCATTG acAATACAAGCATCCGAACTATTGAAGAATTGGCTGGAAAACTAGAATTTGAAAATGAGCTGAACCGCGTGTGTGACCCCTGCGCAGACGCCCCCTTCGCGGAGGAAGCCTGGGCCCTGCTCATGGACGGGAGCCCGCGGAAGGTCTCGGAGGCTGACCCCGCCAGCCTCCGGCAGGCTTTCGACGATCACAATGTCGTGGAGACAATTCTGGACTTGGAAGAGGACTACAATTTGATGGCCTCTTTTAAATACCAAATTGAGTAG
- the C10H3orf62 gene encoding uncharacterized protein C3orf62 homolog isoform X1 encodes MRVSPLRGPGLGQGCGPRGRGGGHEAGPGAGPGIWSSYQISTGRKGVGVLCSVLNEAQGNCGKCPIWDGLHKFTETLLIVIALRFQCIMYIIKTWSLLGDMSEKLRRCRKELTAAIDRAFEGVSRSQQGVGRPRLELDAAPPGTPLPERGPLCRRLPLAARYVPPLTSAPCAPENEGSASAPSHTPGNTKPHALCPQRKPLTSKENILVHSSILAPERQFWRAAGDGESWREDGLSRRKDIDKDLKVDSNMPLSSSSQEVTKDLLDIIDNTSIRTIEELAGKLEFENELNRVCDPCADAPFAEEAWALLMDGSPRKVSEADPASLRQAFDDHNVVETILDLEEDYNLMASFKYQIE; translated from the exons ATGCGGGTCTCCCCTTTGCGGGGCCCGGGGCTGGGACAGGGTTGCGGGCCTAGGGGCCGGGGCGGAGGCCACgaggcggggccgggggcggggccgggcatCTGGAGCTCCTACCAGATCTCCACGGGAAGGAAAGGTGTGGGGGTCCTCTGCTCCGTCCTGAATGAAGCTCAAGGAAATTGTGGCAAATGCCCCATTTGGGATGGTTTACACAAATTCACGGAAACGTTGCTCATCGTCATTGCTCTCCGTTTCCAATGTATTATGTACATAATAAAGACGTGGTCGCTTTTAGGGGACATGTCAGAAAAGCTGAGAAGATGTCGGAAGGAGCTGACCGCAGCCATTGACCGGGCCTTTGAGGGAGTCAGCCGTTCCCAGCAGGGCGTGGGCCGGCCGAGGCTGGAGCTGGACGCTGCGCCGCCCGGCACTCCGCTCCCCGAGCGCGGACCGCTCTGCCGGAGGCTCCCGCTGGCCGCCCGCTACGTGCCTCCTCTCACTTCCGCCCCATGCGCTCCTGAGAATGAGGGCTCTGCCTCCGCACCAAGCCATACTCCCGGGAACACAAAGCCACATGCCCTGTGTCCCCAGAGAAAACCTCTGACCAGCAAGGAAAACATACTGGTGCATTCCTCCATTTTGGCACCCGAGAGACAGTTTTGGAGAGCGGCAGGAGACGGGGAGAGCTGGAGAGAAGATGGGCTAAG CCGCAGGAAAGATATCGATAAAGATTTGAAGGTTGACTCAAATATGCCACTCAGCAGCTCTAGCCAAGAGGTCACAAAGGATCTGCTTGATATCATTG acAATACAAGCATCCGAACTATTGAAGAATTGGCTGGAAAACTAGAATTTGAAAATGAGCTGAACCGCGTGTGTGACCCCTGCGCAGACGCCCCCTTCGCGGAGGAAGCCTGGGCCCTGCTCATGGACGGGAGCCCGCGGAAGGTCTCGGAGGCTGACCCCGCCAGCCTCCGGCAGGCTTTCGACGATCACAATGTCGTGGAGACAATTCTGGACTTGGAAGAGGACTACAATTTGATGGCCTCTTTTAAATACCAAATTGAGTAG